Proteins co-encoded in one uncultured Draconibacterium sp. genomic window:
- a CDS encoding carboxypeptidase-like regulatory domain-containing protein: protein MIFLFGRLAGQNSGDIVLTFVKKEAKVGPGKVVNLAFIVQNLSTDTVSVFPEFSHPESWDIITKPMAIRLLPHGRSMGIVTVKSRADAYVGLYPFQIKMKALNSNIAVATVNIEIEVLEVENIVLQLIDKPSHVMAGEKIKATYLLQNLGNTEKKIFMNTNSCDFVGSPELRLQPGESVRVQIEKSTSVDVLESKKESYTIRAQVADRVLESVYTSTLVLQSSKAKRDLFFRFPVKASATYFSTNRQNEYKSGYQFQLEGEGALDVEGKHQLGFLARFPNNSDFSFMGLYDQYYVFYKNKNADIFFGEKSYALTPLTEISRFGRGVESKITLNNGLSFGGLYVKPRFFSDIENEWAGFSEFNFNKNNKIGLYYLNKKYQDVSDPAQLYSVSTRVTPLAKTILELELSNGTYNGNTSNAVRGGINGQLSIFQFSGLYYNVGQFYPGYYANSRFYSANISAHVSKKLSLSFNTREDFSNAQLDTFFVTAPYSKSYQGSLSYKLPAGFDVRVYWREYERKDRSSEYRFHYQTTSWNAELNQKIKRFYYSLSGEIGETNNLLLASEQKTQSSYRASANMSYRFNSKHSVRAFGSWSNINQFVSDGQQSVIAGLSASSRISKNLRLNVYLQNSYDIDDYYRNRNLMQVNLDYKFLKKHTISLRSFYTLFRNEIDNPEFSLAATYSYQIGIPLKQVIKSGRIAGRITNQQGEPVEGVFVQVLNETTVSDETGMFAFKLVPPGRQLLVIDRKKLNLDEIASIPMPIELDILEDQETTINIQIQKGAILKGRLKFGETKLAGLKDEDVDAANIVVELSTEFEKYRLATDNKGRFEFPLIRPGAAILHIYANTIPSGYGPKQSEYTYHLAPGEHREVEILLESKKKKIIFKSSGTGLSSLSAGNGFKVIPVTKPKATDIKPYYTVQIGAFRRKLNNNSEFLSGHVFYFEKQIDNFHKYFVGKFDTYDKAKKELEVLSARYKHAFIVVVNKDKILSVKEFRNIGE from the coding sequence TTGATTTTTTTGTTCGGAAGGCTGGCTGGGCAGAATAGTGGTGATATTGTGCTAACCTTTGTAAAAAAGGAGGCTAAAGTGGGGCCCGGTAAAGTTGTCAATCTCGCATTTATTGTACAAAATCTATCTACAGACACGGTAAGTGTTTTCCCGGAATTTTCTCATCCCGAGTCATGGGATATCATTACAAAACCAATGGCAATAAGGCTTTTGCCACATGGTCGTTCAATGGGGATTGTAACAGTAAAATCACGTGCTGATGCTTATGTTGGTCTGTATCCTTTTCAAATTAAGATGAAAGCTTTGAATAGCAATATTGCGGTAGCAACTGTCAATATTGAAATCGAAGTTCTTGAGGTTGAGAATATTGTTTTGCAACTTATTGATAAGCCAAGTCATGTTATGGCCGGCGAAAAAATAAAAGCTACTTATCTCTTACAAAACCTCGGGAATACAGAAAAGAAAATTTTCATGAATACCAATAGTTGCGATTTTGTTGGTTCGCCCGAATTGAGATTGCAACCCGGAGAGTCAGTTCGTGTACAGATTGAAAAAAGTACATCAGTCGACGTGTTGGAAAGCAAAAAAGAATCTTACACCATACGTGCTCAGGTTGCCGATCGTGTTCTCGAAAGTGTTTACACCTCTACGCTTGTTCTTCAGTCGAGTAAAGCAAAACGAGACCTGTTCTTTCGTTTTCCGGTCAAAGCCTCGGCGACTTATTTTTCTACTAACCGGCAGAATGAATACAAATCGGGGTATCAGTTTCAGCTCGAAGGAGAAGGGGCCCTGGATGTTGAGGGGAAACACCAATTAGGGTTTTTGGCTCGCTTTCCCAATAATTCCGATTTCAGTTTTATGGGTTTGTACGATCAGTATTATGTTTTTTACAAGAATAAAAATGCCGACATTTTTTTTGGGGAAAAATCGTATGCTTTAACTCCACTTACCGAGATTTCCCGTTTTGGGAGAGGTGTGGAATCAAAGATTACGCTGAATAATGGTTTAAGTTTCGGTGGCTTGTACGTGAAGCCAAGGTTTTTTTCCGATATTGAAAATGAGTGGGCGGGATTTTCTGAGTTTAATTTTAATAAGAACAATAAAATTGGGCTGTATTATTTGAACAAAAAATACCAGGATGTTTCTGATCCTGCTCAGTTATATAGTGTTTCAACACGAGTGACTCCACTTGCAAAAACAATATTGGAACTGGAATTATCGAATGGAACATATAACGGAAACACATCTAATGCAGTTCGTGGGGGGATAAACGGGCAGCTCTCAATATTTCAGTTTTCGGGTTTGTATTACAATGTTGGTCAGTTTTATCCCGGATATTACGCCAATTCGCGTTTTTATTCAGCAAATATCAGTGCACATGTATCTAAAAAACTTAGCTTATCATTTAATACCCGCGAAGACTTTAGTAATGCCCAACTCGATACTTTTTTTGTAACAGCGCCATATTCAAAGTCGTATCAAGGTTCGCTTAGTTACAAACTTCCAGCTGGTTTCGATGTCAGGGTATATTGGAGAGAATACGAGCGGAAGGACCGGTCAAGTGAATATCGGTTTCATTATCAAACAACTTCATGGAATGCTGAGCTAAACCAAAAGATAAAGCGGTTTTACTATAGCTTAAGTGGTGAAATTGGCGAAACAAATAATCTGCTGCTGGCTTCGGAGCAAAAAACGCAGAGTAGTTACCGGGCTTCTGCTAATATGAGTTACAGGTTTAATTCAAAACATTCGGTGAGGGCTTTTGGAAGTTGGTCAAACATTAATCAATTTGTTTCCGACGGTCAGCAAAGCGTTATCGCCGGGCTTTCGGCTTCAAGTAGAATTTCGAAAAACCTACGGCTGAATGTTTACTTACAGAATTCTTACGATATTGATGATTATTACCGCAATCGAAATTTGATGCAGGTAAACCTTGATTATAAATTCCTGAAAAAACATACAATCTCGTTACGTAGTTTTTATACCCTTTTCCGAAACGAAATAGATAACCCGGAATTTTCGCTGGCAGCTACTTATTCGTACCAAATTGGAATTCCGCTAAAACAGGTAATAAAATCAGGCCGGATAGCAGGAAGAATAACCAACCAGCAAGGCGAGCCTGTTGAAGGAGTTTTTGTACAGGTTTTAAATGAAACAACGGTATCTGATGAAACAGGAATGTTTGCATTCAAATTGGTTCCGCCAGGCAGGCAATTGTTGGTTATAGATCGCAAAAAACTTAATCTCGATGAGATTGCTAGCATTCCGATGCCAATTGAGCTCGACATTCTGGAAGATCAGGAAACAACGATTAATATTCAAATTCAGAAAGGAGCAATACTGAAAGGTCGTCTTAAGTTCGGCGAAACCAAGCTTGCCGGTTTGAAAGACGAAGATGTTGATGCAGCCAATATTGTAGTAGAGTTGAGTACTGAATTTGAAAAGTATCGTCTGGCTACTGACAACAAAGGCCGTTTTGAGTTTCCTTTAATACGGCCCGGGGCAGCCATATTGCATATTTATGCCAATACCATTCCATCGGGGTATGGGCCAAAGCAGTCGGAGTACACGTATCATTTGGCACCTGGCGAACATCGTGAGGTCGAAATTTTATTGGAGTCGAAAAAGAAGAAAATAATTTTTAAATCGTCAGGAACAGGTTTGTCGTCTCTTAGTGCTGGAAATGGCTTTAAAGTTATTCCTGTTACTAAGCCTAAAGCAACTGATATTAAGCCATATTATACCGTTCAAATTGGTGCTTTTAGGCGGAAATTAAACAACAATTCTGAATTTCTTAGTGGCCATGTTTTTTATTTCGAAAAACAAATTGATAACTTTCACAAGTATTTTGTAGGTAAGTTTGATACCTATGATAAAGCTAAAAAAGAACTTGAGGTGTTGTCGGCTCGTTATAAACATGCATTTATTGTAGTGGTAAATAAAGATAAGATTTTGAGTGTTAAGGAATTCAGAAACATCGGCGAATAA
- a CDS encoding VOC family protein, giving the protein MKVEHLAIWTYNLEGMRSFYMHYFDASSSDVYHNHSREYRSYFLSFNGDCRIELMEMPGIPKSKDNPRKQFTGLIHFAIKVGSRGKVNELTETLRKDGFKVIGEPRSTGDGYYESIILDPDGNRIEIMG; this is encoded by the coding sequence ATGAAAGTAGAACATCTGGCCATTTGGACCTACAACCTTGAAGGAATGCGCAGTTTTTACATGCACTATTTCGATGCATCATCAAGTGACGTATACCACAACCACAGCCGCGAATACCGCTCGTATTTTTTATCGTTTAACGGCGATTGCCGCATTGAGCTGATGGAAATGCCGGGAATTCCGAAATCGAAAGATAATCCACGAAAACAGTTTACCGGTCTTATCCATTTTGCCATAAAAGTGGGGTCGAGAGGCAAAGTAAATGAACTGACGGAAACGCTCCGGAAAGACGGCTTTAAAGTTATTGGCGAACCTCGCTCAACAGGAGATGGGTACTACGAAAGTATTATCTTAGATCCGGACGGGAACCGGATTGAAATTATGGGCTAA
- a CDS encoding HD domain-containing protein, producing MRSIIQQKELISATEDFIKQHFATDSSGHDWWHIHRVRNMAVHLAEKEGGNLFLIEMAALLHDLDDWKLANGEATSKTKSWLNNIEINKKDTERIEQIIEQVSFKGAGVETKADSLEAQIVQDADRLDAIGAIGIARTFAYGGNKGRLIHHPDIEPQLHNSFEEYKKTTAPTINHFYEKLLLLKDRMNTKAAKKIAEERHRFMEDFLEQFFYEWDCKK from the coding sequence ATGAGGTCCATTATTCAACAAAAGGAGCTGATTTCAGCCACAGAAGACTTTATAAAACAGCACTTTGCAACCGATAGTTCGGGGCATGACTGGTGGCATATTCATCGGGTAAGAAATATGGCTGTTCATCTGGCCGAGAAAGAAGGTGGTAATCTTTTTCTGATTGAAATGGCAGCTTTGCTTCACGACCTCGACGACTGGAAACTCGCCAACGGAGAAGCCACCTCAAAAACAAAAAGCTGGCTAAACAATATTGAAATTAACAAAAAAGACACTGAAAGAATTGAGCAGATTATAGAACAAGTATCGTTTAAAGGAGCTGGCGTTGAAACAAAAGCCGACAGCCTTGAAGCGCAAATTGTTCAGGATGCCGACCGGCTGGATGCCATTGGCGCCATCGGAATTGCACGAACCTTTGCTTATGGCGGCAACAAAGGTCGCTTGATCCATCATCCCGATATTGAACCACAACTTCATAACAGTTTTGAAGAATACAAAAAAACCACAGCTCCAACCATCAATCACTTTTACGAAAAATTATTACTACTAAAAGATCGTATGAATACAAAAGCTGCGAAGAAAATTGCAGAAGAACGCCATCGTTTTATGGAAGATTTTCTGGAACAATTTTTTTATGAGTGGGACTGTAAAAAATAA
- a CDS encoding AMP-binding protein, with product MIDKTRLTLPALFYNSVEKFANNISVKFAGEEDFTYRQMGEDVELLAELLVELGIGRGDKIAILSANMPNWGKAFFAISAIGAVAVPILPDFHSNEIETIIEHSEAKLLFVSEGLYKSVSPGVTAIVEHMILVDSFAVIPKETPANHLKKLTSSVPQTTRKFLPVNVEENELASIIYTSGTTGSSKGVMLTHKNLAWTAQQSRTLQKVNSADRFLSILPLSHTLENTVGFLLPMMYGASVHYLRKPPVASVLMPALQEVKPTIMLSVPLIIEKVYKSKIQPTFEKSATMRFLTSFAPTRKLMHKIAAKKLHKTFGGHLHFFGIGGAKLDATVERFLFEGGFPYAIGYGLTETAPLLAGAVGKNCKVGSTGIAMKGVSLRIANPDPATGEGEIQAKGENVMKGYYKAPDITKDVFTEDGWFRTGDRGLFDKNNLLHVKGRIKTMIVGASGENIYPEEIETVINKMRFVLESLVVEKKGKLVAMIHLNTEEIEEHFKQLKEEAQHYISERSDEILEEIRKKVNQEVNKFSRINQVVLQPMPFERTPTRKIKRFLYA from the coding sequence ATGATTGACAAAACAAGATTGACTTTGCCGGCATTATTTTACAATTCGGTGGAGAAATTCGCGAATAATATCTCTGTAAAATTTGCTGGTGAGGAGGATTTCACCTACAGGCAAATGGGAGAGGATGTGGAACTTTTGGCTGAACTTTTAGTTGAGCTGGGAATTGGAAGAGGCGATAAAATTGCCATTTTAAGCGCTAACATGCCCAATTGGGGAAAAGCCTTTTTTGCAATCTCGGCAATTGGAGCCGTTGCTGTTCCCATATTGCCCGATTTTCACTCGAATGAGATTGAAACGATTATAGAACATTCAGAAGCGAAATTACTTTTTGTTTCCGAAGGTTTGTATAAATCGGTGAGTCCGGGAGTAACTGCAATTGTTGAGCACATGATTTTGGTAGATAGTTTTGCTGTTATTCCAAAGGAAACTCCGGCAAATCATTTAAAAAAATTAACTTCTTCGGTGCCACAAACAACACGGAAATTTTTACCGGTTAATGTGGAAGAGAATGAATTGGCATCGATAATTTATACTTCTGGTACCACGGGAAGTTCAAAAGGAGTGATGTTAACGCACAAAAACCTGGCGTGGACAGCACAGCAAAGCCGTACTTTGCAGAAAGTTAATTCGGCTGACCGGTTTCTCTCGATCCTGCCATTATCGCACACGCTCGAAAACACAGTTGGATTTTTGTTGCCGATGATGTACGGTGCATCGGTGCATTATCTGCGTAAACCACCGGTAGCTTCGGTTTTAATGCCTGCTTTACAAGAAGTAAAACCTACAATAATGCTGTCGGTACCATTAATTATCGAAAAGGTATATAAATCAAAAATTCAGCCGACTTTCGAAAAAAGTGCAACGATGCGTTTTCTAACTTCGTTTGCGCCAACACGAAAATTGATGCATAAAATTGCAGCCAAAAAATTGCATAAAACTTTTGGAGGACACTTACATTTCTTCGGAATTGGAGGAGCAAAACTCGATGCAACAGTTGAACGCTTTCTTTTTGAAGGGGGATTTCCATATGCCATTGGTTACGGATTAACCGAAACAGCGCCACTATTGGCTGGTGCAGTTGGTAAAAATTGCAAAGTTGGCTCAACCGGAATTGCCATGAAGGGTGTTTCGCTGAGAATAGCGAATCCTGACCCAGCGACCGGCGAAGGCGAAATTCAGGCTAAAGGCGAAAATGTAATGAAAGGTTATTACAAAGCGCCGGACATTACTAAAGATGTTTTTACAGAAGACGGCTGGTTCCGGACTGGCGATCGTGGATTGTTCGACAAAAATAATTTGTTACATGTTAAAGGCCGGATAAAGACTATGATTGTTGGAGCCAGTGGCGAGAATATTTATCCGGAAGAAATTGAAACAGTGATTAATAAAATGCGTTTTGTATTGGAATCGCTGGTAGTGGAGAAAAAAGGAAAACTGGTTGCGATGATTCATTTGAACACCGAGGAAATAGAAGAACATTTCAAACAGTTGAAAGAGGAAGCACAACATTATATTTCGGAACGATCGGATGAGATTCTTGAAGAGATCAGGAAAAAGGTGAATCAGGAAGTCAATAAGTTTTCGCGCATCAACCAAGTGGTGTTGCAACCAATGCCGTTTGAACGTACGCCAACACGAAAGATTAAGCGCTTTTTATACGCTTAG
- a CDS encoding AIR synthase related protein, producing the protein MVTESRYSARGVSASKEDVHEAIKNVDKGLFPKAFCKIVPDILGGDDEWCNIMHADGAGTKSALAYMYWKETGDVSVWKGIAQDALIMNVDDLLCVGATNNILVSSTIGRNKNNIPGEVIAAIINGTEELLANLREMGVSIYSTGGETADVGDLVRTIIVDSTVTCRMKKADVVSADKIAAGDVIVGLSSSGTATYETEYNGGMGSNGLTSARHDVFANYLAEKYPESFDPEVPADLVYSGGKKLTDAIEGLDVDAGKLVLSPTRTYAPVIKKVLDKYRSQISGMIHCSGGAQTKVLHFVDNVHVIKNNMFPVPPLFKLIQEQSGTDWKEMYKVFNMGHRYEIYCGADVADEIIEISKSFNIDAQIIGKVEPFDGKKLTIKSEKGEFIY; encoded by the coding sequence ATGGTAACGGAATCAAGATATAGTGCAAGGGGTGTTTCTGCCTCGAAAGAAGATGTACATGAAGCGATTAAGAATGTTGACAAAGGTCTTTTTCCAAAGGCATTTTGTAAAATTGTTCCCGATATTCTAGGCGGCGACGACGAATGGTGCAATATAATGCACGCCGATGGAGCAGGAACAAAATCGGCATTAGCTTACATGTATTGGAAAGAAACCGGAGATGTTTCGGTGTGGAAAGGAATTGCACAGGACGCACTTATCATGAATGTTGACGACCTGCTCTGTGTGGGGGCCACCAATAATATTTTGGTATCGTCGACCATTGGCCGTAACAAAAACAACATTCCGGGCGAAGTTATTGCAGCCATTATTAACGGAACCGAAGAGTTGCTGGCTAACCTTCGCGAAATGGGAGTTAGCATTTATTCAACCGGTGGGGAAACTGCCGATGTTGGCGATTTGGTTCGTACAATCATCGTTGATTCAACGGTTACTTGTCGAATGAAAAAAGCGGATGTGGTGTCGGCCGATAAAATTGCTGCTGGCGATGTTATTGTTGGTTTGTCATCATCGGGCACAGCAACTTACGAAACAGAATACAACGGCGGAATGGGAAGTAACGGATTAACTTCGGCCCGCCACGATGTTTTTGCCAATTACCTGGCCGAAAAATATCCTGAAAGTTTTGATCCTGAAGTTCCGGCAGATCTTGTTTATTCGGGCGGAAAAAAACTAACTGATGCTATTGAGGGATTAGATGTAGATGCAGGAAAACTAGTACTATCACCAACGCGTACTTATGCGCCGGTAATCAAAAAAGTGCTGGATAAGTATCGTTCACAAATTTCAGGAATGATTCATTGTTCGGGTGGAGCGCAAACAAAAGTGTTACATTTCGTTGATAATGTTCATGTGATTAAGAATAATATGTTCCCTGTTCCTCCGCTCTTCAAATTAATTCAGGAGCAATCGGGAACCGACTGGAAAGAAATGTACAAGGTGTTCAACATGGGGCACCGTTACGAAATATACTGCGGTGCCGATGTGGCCGATGAGATCATTGAAATCTCAAAATCGTTTAACATCGATGCACAAATTATTGGAAAAGTTGAACCTTTCGACGGCAAGAAGCTTACAATTAAGTCGGAGAAAGGCGAGTTTATTTATTAA
- the prfA gene encoding peptide chain release factor 1 — translation MAEYALLEKFESIKHRFSEVEQQITDPEVISDMKRYVKLNQEYKHLQKLVAKFQEYKNMVDNILTGKEMLAEESDEEMREMAREEIEESEKRIPEIEKEVKLLLVPADPEDAKNAILEIRAGTGGDEASIFAGDLYRMYSKFCEQKGWRMEVTNANEGTAGGFKEIVANITGEGVYGVMKYESGVHRVQRVPQTETQGRVHTSAATVAVLPEADEFDVELKTEDIRRDEYCSSGPGGQSVNTTYSAIRLTHIPTGIVVTCQDQKSKLKNLDKAMAELRTRLYNMEYQKYIDEISSKRKTMVSTGDRSAKIRTYNWPQGRVTDHRINLTLYNLQAIINGEIDEIIEKLMIEENAAKLKEAEI, via the coding sequence ATGGCAGAATACGCATTATTAGAAAAATTTGAATCGATAAAGCACCGCTTCTCGGAAGTAGAGCAGCAGATTACCGATCCCGAGGTGATTTCCGATATGAAGCGTTACGTAAAGCTGAATCAGGAATATAAACACCTGCAAAAGTTAGTTGCAAAATTTCAGGAGTATAAGAACATGGTCGATAATATATTGACCGGAAAAGAAATGTTGGCCGAAGAAAGCGATGAAGAAATGCGTGAAATGGCGCGTGAGGAAATCGAAGAGTCGGAAAAGCGCATCCCTGAGATTGAAAAAGAGGTTAAACTTTTGCTTGTTCCTGCTGATCCGGAAGATGCCAAAAATGCAATTCTTGAAATCCGTGCGGGAACCGGTGGCGATGAGGCAAGTATTTTTGCCGGCGATTTGTACCGTATGTACAGCAAATTTTGCGAGCAAAAAGGTTGGCGCATGGAGGTTACTAATGCCAACGAAGGTACAGCGGGCGGTTTTAAAGAAATTGTAGCGAATATTACGGGCGAAGGTGTTTACGGCGTTATGAAATACGAATCAGGAGTGCACCGTGTGCAACGTGTACCACAAACCGAAACTCAGGGGCGTGTACATACATCTGCAGCTACTGTGGCTGTTTTACCTGAAGCCGATGAGTTTGATGTGGAATTGAAAACCGAGGATATCCGTCGTGATGAATACTGTTCGTCGGGGCCGGGTGGGCAGTCGGTGAACACCACATACTCAGCAATTCGTTTAACACACATTCCAACCGGAATTGTGGTGACTTGTCAGGACCAAAAATCGAAGTTAAAAAACCTCGATAAAGCGATGGCCGAATTACGTACGCGTTTGTACAACATGGAGTATCAGAAATATATCGACGAAATTTCATCGAAACGTAAAACGATGGTTTCTACCGGCGACCGTTCGGCAAAAATTCGTACCTATAACTGGCCGCAAGGGCGTGTTACCGATCACCGAATTAACCTTACATTGTACAACCTGCAGGCAATTATCAACGGCGAAATCGATGAAATCATCGAAAAACTGATGATTGAAGAAAACGCTGCAAAACTTAAAGAAGCAGAAATTTAA
- the pyrF gene encoding orotidine-5'-phosphate decarboxylase, whose amino-acid sequence MNQQQLFEQIQKKRSFLCVGLDTDIQKIPQHLKDTSDPIFSFNKEIIDATAEYSVAYKPNLAFYESLGSKGMQSLEKTVMYVKSKYPEIFVIADAKRGDIGNTSNLYARAFFDQQDFDAVTVAPYMGEDSVKPFMTYLGKWVILLALTSNKGAYDFQFIEDKESGDKLFESVLKTSQNWGTTENLMYVVGATKAEKLKEIRTIVPDHFLLVPGVGAQGGSLQEVAKNGMNSKCGLLVNSSRGIIYASTETDFAEKAGAAAEEVQKEMETLLQEAGLI is encoded by the coding sequence ATGAATCAACAGCAACTATTTGAGCAGATCCAAAAAAAGCGCAGTTTCCTGTGTGTTGGTTTGGATACCGATATTCAAAAAATCCCGCAACATCTGAAAGATACATCAGATCCGATTTTTTCATTCAATAAAGAAATAATTGATGCCACTGCCGAATATTCGGTAGCATATAAACCGAACTTGGCGTTTTACGAAAGTTTGGGATCGAAAGGAATGCAAAGTCTGGAAAAAACAGTGATGTATGTAAAATCGAAATATCCTGAAATTTTTGTGATTGCCGATGCCAAACGTGGCGATATCGGTAACACCTCGAATTTATATGCACGGGCATTTTTCGATCAGCAGGATTTTGATGCGGTAACAGTAGCTCCGTACATGGGTGAAGATTCGGTAAAGCCGTTTATGACTTACCTCGGCAAATGGGTGATTCTTTTGGCGCTGACTTCGAATAAAGGAGCTTACGATTTCCAGTTTATCGAAGACAAAGAAAGTGGCGACAAGTTGTTTGAATCGGTTTTAAAAACATCACAAAATTGGGGAACCACAGAAAACCTGATGTATGTGGTTGGTGCTACAAAGGCGGAGAAACTGAAGGAAATTCGCACCATCGTTCCTGATCACTTTTTGTTAGTACCAGGCGTGGGAGCGCAGGGTGGTAGCCTGCAGGAAGTAGCCAAAAACGGAATGAATAGCAAATGTGGCTTGTTGGTGAATTCTTCGCGTGGAATTATCTATGCGTCGACAGAAACTGATTTTGCAGAAAAAGCTGGTGCTGCCGCTGAAGAAGTTCAGAAAGAAATGGAAACTTTACTTCAGGAAGCCGGATTGATTTAG
- a CDS encoding Gfo/Idh/MocA family oxidoreductase, which translates to MSNLSRRKFIGTTATGIAAATILPSNVIAGLGHKPPSDKLNIAGIGVGGKGFTNLKFMETENIVALCDVDWDYAGRNAFKRWYRARQYKDFRVMLEEQKDIDAVMIATPDHTHALPALMAMREGKHVFLQKPLTHSVYESRIMTETAERYGVATQMGNQGNSADGIRQICEWIWAGTIGEVTHVDTWTNRPIWPQGLTRPEKGKRVPKTLDWDLFIGPAKFTEYNPIYHPWNWRGWWDFGTGALGDMGCHILDPVFKALNLQYPKTVEGSSTPFNNDSAPNAEFVRYEFDRRDNLPKVAMPEVTVHWYDGGFMPPRPDELKDGEQMGDDGGGCIFYGTRGKIMCGTYAANPTLLPTSEMAHFQEPEKTIRRISNAMEGGHEQDWIRACKESKEARVEASSNFSYAGPLNEMVVMGVLAVRLQSLQRKLEWDGPNMRFTNISPSDTIRVLKKDNFEVINGDPTFDKQYETLPAQKMAEEWIRHTYRKGWEQI; encoded by the coding sequence ATGAGCAATTTATCACGCAGAAAATTTATTGGCACAACAGCAACGGGCATTGCCGCTGCCACAATTCTCCCATCAAATGTAATTGCCGGTTTGGGGCATAAACCGCCCAGCGACAAACTCAACATTGCCGGAATTGGCGTTGGCGGAAAAGGTTTCACCAACCTGAAATTTATGGAAACCGAAAACATCGTTGCTTTATGCGACGTTGATTGGGACTACGCCGGAAGAAACGCATTTAAGCGCTGGTATAGGGCCAGGCAGTACAAAGATTTTAGGGTGATGCTGGAGGAACAGAAAGATATTGACGCGGTGATGATTGCCACTCCTGACCACACACACGCGCTGCCTGCATTAATGGCCATGCGCGAAGGTAAACATGTTTTTCTGCAAAAGCCATTGACGCATTCGGTTTACGAATCGCGTATTATGACCGAAACTGCCGAGCGTTACGGCGTTGCCACACAAATGGGTAACCAGGGAAATTCGGCTGACGGTATCCGGCAGATTTGCGAATGGATTTGGGCCGGCACAATTGGCGAGGTCACGCATGTTGACACCTGGACGAACCGCCCGATTTGGCCGCAAGGATTAACACGCCCTGAAAAAGGGAAACGTGTACCCAAAACGCTCGATTGGGACTTGTTTATCGGACCGGCAAAATTTACCGAATACAACCCCATTTACCACCCTTGGAACTGGCGTGGCTGGTGGGATTTTGGAACCGGAGCACTCGGCGATATGGGATGCCATATTCTTGATCCTGTTTTTAAAGCATTAAACTTACAATATCCGAAAACAGTTGAAGGCAGTTCAACGCCTTTTAACAACGATTCGGCACCAAATGCAGAGTTTGTCCGTTACGAATTCGATCGTCGCGATAACCTGCCCAAAGTAGCCATGCCCGAAGTTACCGTTCATTGGTACGACGGTGGTTTTATGCCTCCCCGCCCCGATGAATTAAAAGACGGCGAACAAATGGGCGACGATGGCGGTGGTTGTATTTTTTATGGCACCCGCGGGAAAATAATGTGTGGAACATACGCTGCCAATCCTACTTTATTGCCAACTTCGGAAATGGCGCATTTTCAGGAACCTGAAAAAACCATCCGACGTATTTCGAATGCCATGGAAGGCGGCCACGAACAAGACTGGATACGTGCCTGTAAAGAAAGTAAAGAAGCCAGAGTTGAAGCTTCATCAAACTTTTCCTATGCCGGGCCACTGAATGAAATGGTTGTGATGGGCGTACTAGCTGTTCGATTGCAAAGTCTGCAGCGCAAACTGGAATGGGACGGGCCAAACATGCGTTTTACAAACATCAGCCCGTCGGATACCATCCGCGTATTGAAAAAAGATAATTTTGAGGTGATCAACGGCGATCCTACTTTTGATAAACAATACGAAACTTTACCGGCACAAAAAATGGCGGAAGAGTGGATCAGACATACTTACCGAAAAGGCTGGGAGCAGATTTAG